Proteins encoded together in one Carya illinoinensis cultivar Pawnee chromosome 3, C.illinoinensisPawnee_v1, whole genome shotgun sequence window:
- the LOC122304068 gene encoding ervatamin-B-like, translating to MEVLAASKNATLTVLLILLILWIPLRALSEKYTPPVYDPKAMRERYESWLERHRRTYKSQQEWEMRFGIYQFNVQFIDYTNSQNLSFKLTDNKFADLTNEEFKATYLGFRSMGHSKTNFSYGKDVDLPTRVDWRKNGAVTPIKNQGQCGSCWAFSSVAAVEGINKIKTGQLISLSEQELVDCDLQCQGCNGGYMDKAFEFIKETGGLTTEEEYPYRASSGTCDKAKEKDHVVTISGYESVPANNEKSLQSAVANQPVSVAIDASGYEFQLYSQGIFTDRCGKLLNHGVTAVGYGEKNGMKYWLVKNSWGTGWGESGYIRLTRDTADNQGVCGIAMEASYPLKN from the exons ATGGAGGTTCTTGCTGCGTCAAAAAATGCCACCTTGACAGTActtttgattcttttaattCTATGGATACCATTAAGGGCGCTTTCTGAGAAGTACACGCCTCCAGTGTATGACCCCAAAGCCATGAGAGAGAGGTATGAAAGTTGGCTGGAGCGGCATCGTCGAACATATAAGAGTCAACAGGAATGGGAAATGCGCTTTGGCATTTACCAATTTAACGTCCAGTTCATCGATTACACCAACTCTCAGAACTTGTCATTCAAGCTCACTGACAATAAGTTTGCAGACCTTACAAATGAGGAGTTTAAAGCTACCTACTTGGGATTCAGATCTATGGGGCATTCAAAGACAAACTTCAGTTATGGCAAAGATGTGGATTTGCCAACTAGAGTGGATTGGAGAAAGAATGGCGCTGTTACTCCAATTAAGAATCAAGGCCAATGTG GAAGTTGTTGGGCATTCTCCTCAGTGGCAGCTGTGGAAGgtatcaacaaaataaaaacagggCAGTTGATATCTTTGTCAGAACAAGAGCTTGTGGACTGTGATCTTCAGTGTCAAGGCTGCAATGGTGGATACATGGACAAAGCATTTGAATTCATAAAAGAGACCGGTGGACTGACCACTGAAGAGGAATATCCTTACAGAGCATCAAGTGGCACATGCGAcaaagcaaaggaaaaagatCATGTAGTGACAATAAGCGGCTATGAGAGCGTTCCGGCGAATAATGAGAAAAGCCTACAATCTGCAGTTGCTAACCAACCTGTCTCGGTTGCCATAGATGCGTCTGGTTATGAATTTCAACTGTACTCTCAGGGTATCTTCACTGACAGGTGTGGAAAGCTGCTCAATCATGGAGTCACTGCAGTAGGATATGGAGAAAAAAATGGTATGAAGTACTGGCTAGTAAAGAATTCATGGGGCACTGGCTGGGGCGAATCGGGTTACATAAGGTTGACACGTGATACTGCAGATAATCAAGGTGTTTGTGGCATTGCGATGGAAGCTAGCTACCCTCTTAAGAACTGA